The Nitrospira sp. sequence GTTCGACCGCCCAAATATGAAGATCGTGCACATTTTTGACGCCGGGAATGGCTTCCATGGTTGCGGCGACATGCGACGCGCTGATTCCCGGTGGCGTCGACTCCAAGAGGACCTCCATCGACTCTTTAAAGATCGGCCAAGCTCCACGGAGAATGGCGCCGACGACCAGCAAGCTCACGAGCGGGTCCAGGATGGCCCATCCCGTCAGGAGTATTGCGGCACCGCTGACAATGACGCCGAGCGAGACCCAGGCGTCCCCTAACATGTGCCAAAACGCACTCCGAATATTCAAATCGTCTTTCGCTCCGTGTTGAAGCAACAGGGCAATCCCGAGGTTGGCGGCGAAACTGACGGCGGCGACCGCCATGACCCACGAGCCGTCGACGGGAACCGGTTGGAACAGTCGCTTCAGGCCGACGATCGTGATGCCGAGTGCGGTCAACAGTAGGATAAAGCTGTTCAGAAATGCCGCGATGATGCCGGCGCGATGATACCCGAAGGTCCGGCTTTCTGAAGCCGGCCGTGCGGTGAGGAGATGGGCGTAGAGGGCCAGAAACAGCGATCCTTGATCGACGAGGTTATGCCCCGCGTCACTCATCAGACCAATACTGTCGAGAACCCAGCCCCCGACGAACTCCGCCGCAATGATGACCGCATTGATGGCGAGGGCGAGTTGCAGCCGTGATCGAAGATGTGCGTAAGACGCGAGCGCCGTCATTGATTATAGTTTCGCATGGGTCGCGCCATGCGGCAAGCCTTGGCAAAGGTTTATTGAAAAATCCGCAGCGACTAGGGGACGGGTTTTGAAGGGAGACGTTCGCTCAACACCGGGTAGTTCGCCTGATCCATTCCTGAATTGCCGGTGGAGAGATCGGTCGCAATCACGCGCAGCGTGATCCCATCGGAAACCTCTTTCGACGGAGGCACAAAGAACGGAGCTTCGAACGTGCGGCTTCCTTCGTCGTAAAACATC is a genomic window containing:
- a CDS encoding cation transporter, whose amino-acid sequence is MTALASYAHLRSRLQLALAINAVIIAAEFVGGWVLDSIGLMSDAGHNLVDQGSLFLALYAHLLTARPASESRTFGYHRAGIIAAFLNSFILLLTALGITIVGLKRLFQPVPVDGSWVMAVAAVSFAANLGIALLLQHGAKDDLNIRSAFWHMLGDAWVSLGVIVSGAAILLTGWAILDPLVSLLVVGAILRGAWPIFKESMEVLLESTPPGISASHVAATMEAIPGVKNVHDLHIWAVEPRLVMLTSHVMIEPHHTPPELLQLIQNRITTDFGIKHMTIQLETECCDPDDMHCDLRKLTEQHDDTPTFAHHH